The following proteins are encoded in a genomic region of Roseisolibacter agri:
- a CDS encoding DinB family protein produces MQPQLADVAADLERARTRLHRLADTLPEDRWARRADPARWSVAECVAHLNLTAQAYAPLLRAALDEAAAMGRTAAARYRRDPVGWLISRMVGPLPRVGALRVGRVRSPASFVPTGDLPRDATLREFDARQDELLAFVRAADGLPLERVRVTSPFDARARYNLFAALAMQAPHQHRHLQQAEEVWT; encoded by the coding sequence ATGCAGCCACAGCTCGCCGACGTCGCGGCCGACCTGGAGCGCGCGCGGACCCGCCTGCATCGACTGGCGGACACACTCCCGGAGGACCGCTGGGCGCGCCGCGCCGATCCCGCACGCTGGTCGGTCGCGGAGTGCGTGGCGCACCTCAACCTGACCGCGCAGGCGTACGCGCCGCTGCTGCGCGCCGCGCTCGACGAGGCCGCGGCGATGGGCCGCACCGCGGCCGCGCGCTACCGGCGCGATCCCGTGGGCTGGCTGATCTCGCGCATGGTGGGCCCGCTGCCGCGCGTCGGCGCGTTGCGCGTGGGCCGCGTCCGCTCGCCGGCTTCGTTCGTGCCCACGGGCGACCTCCCACGCGACGCGACGCTGCGCGAGTTCGACGCGCGGCAGGACGAGCTGCTGGCGTTCGTGCGCGCGGCGGACGGCCTTCCGCTGGAGCGCGTGCGCGTGACGTCGCCGTTCGACGCGCGGGCGCGCTACAACCTGTTCGCGGCGCTCGCGATGCAGGCGCCGCATCAGCACCGCCACCTGCAGCAGGCCGAGGAGGTGTGGACGTGA
- a CDS encoding GNAT family N-acetyltransferase: MSGAARIRLATAADGAALAAIYAPAVDGRATSFELTAPDADEMARRVERLTARTPWLVLERDARVLGYAYASPHRDRPAYQWSVEVSAYVHADAHRGGVGRALYTSLFALLALQGFRNAYAGITLPNDASEGMHRALGFTPVGVFRGVGYKLGAWHDVVWLERAIAPHDVEPAPPVPLPELRDAAARQAAMDAGLACLRPDAAQ, translated from the coding sequence GTGAGCGGCGCGGCGCGCATCCGCCTCGCGACGGCGGCCGACGGCGCGGCGCTGGCCGCGATCTACGCGCCCGCGGTGGACGGGCGCGCGACCTCGTTCGAGCTGACGGCGCCCGACGCCGACGAGATGGCGCGGCGCGTCGAGCGGCTCACCGCGCGCACGCCGTGGCTCGTGCTGGAGCGCGACGCGCGCGTCCTCGGCTACGCGTACGCGAGCCCGCATCGCGACCGCCCGGCGTACCAGTGGTCGGTCGAGGTGTCCGCGTACGTGCACGCGGACGCGCACCGCGGCGGCGTGGGGCGCGCGCTGTACACGTCGCTGTTCGCGCTGCTCGCGCTGCAGGGCTTCCGCAACGCGTATGCGGGCATCACGCTGCCCAACGACGCGAGCGAGGGGATGCACCGCGCGCTCGGCTTCACGCCGGTGGGCGTGTTCCGCGGCGTGGGCTACAAGCTCGGCGCGTGGCACGACGTGGTGTGGCTGGAGCGCGCGATCGCGCCGCACGACGTGGAGCCGGCGCCGCCGGTGCCGCTGCCCGAGCTGCGCGACGCCGCCGCGCGGCAGGCCGCGATGGACGCGGGGCTGGCGTGCCTGCGCCCGGACGCCGCGCAGTAG
- a CDS encoding DNA topology modulation protein, with product MRRVSIIGSGGAGKSTLAKRIAERTGLPVVHLDARYWRAGWVETPADEWRGAVEAMIAEPAWVMDGNYGGTLDVRLAASDTVVFLDLPRVVCVWRIVSRAVRYRGRTRPDMAAGCNEQVTWEFVRWVWGYPRTRRPGVLRRLAALPPTTRVVVLRSQRAVDAWLATLTSGRR from the coding sequence GTGCGGCGCGTCTCGATCATCGGCTCGGGCGGGGCGGGCAAGTCGACGCTCGCGAAGCGCATCGCGGAGCGCACGGGGCTCCCCGTCGTGCACTTGGACGCGCGCTACTGGCGCGCCGGCTGGGTGGAGACGCCGGCCGACGAGTGGCGCGGCGCGGTCGAGGCGATGATCGCGGAGCCGGCGTGGGTGATGGACGGCAACTACGGCGGCACGCTCGACGTGCGGCTGGCGGCGAGCGACACGGTCGTCTTCCTCGACCTGCCGCGCGTCGTCTGCGTGTGGCGCATCGTGTCGCGCGCGGTGCGCTACCGCGGCCGCACCCGGCCCGACATGGCCGCGGGGTGCAACGAGCAGGTGACGTGGGAGTTCGTGCGCTGGGTGTGGGGCTATCCGCGCACGCGCCGCCCGGGCGTGCTGCGCCGGTTGGCCGCGCTCCCGCCCACGACGCGCGTGGTCGTGCTGCGCTCGCAGCGGGCGGTGGACG